The DNA sequence GAGTTGTCCTCCTGGAAATTTTGACAGGACGAAGAGCAATTGAGCACGACCTTCCAATTGAGCATAGGTCCCTGGTTTCTTGGGCTCACTCCCGCCTCAGCGAAGAGCATGTGATTTCAGATATAATGGATGCAGACATCAAAGGCCAATATACTGTCAGAGCAGCGATAAAAGCTTCTTCCCTCGCACTTAAATGCACCTCACTACGTCGCGAATCAAGACCTGATGCAAAGCAAATCGTAGAAGAATTAGAGCAGCTTCTAGATTTGGTGAACTTGGAGAATATGAACAACCAAGTAAACCCAACAGAGAACGACTTGAGCAAGTCAAGTGCCTCTTCTTCTACAGTTAAGATATAAACCCTTAACATGTCAAGACATACCGAATAGCATGTGCGCTAGACTAGCCCTAATTCATAATTATATTCAGATGGAAGATATTATTAATACTTGAAACTTATCAGCGTATTCTAGGATTTgcttaaaaaatatatttagatAATATTCAATAAGGATCCTGGTCCAGGTCCCGAGCCATGTTCTAGGTAATAGATGGTGTTATGACTGTTAGATCAGTATTTTAGCAGCTAGAATTAAAAAAGATTTTCCAGACGGAATTTACTAAATTTTTGTGGCTCGTTTAACGAGCCTTGATAATTTATTTCCAGATGGACTGTACTAGATTATGGCGGCTCGTTTAACGAGCCATTATAATTTAGCATGGCTCGTTTGGGTCGGGTTTTTACAATGCTCAGCCAGAAACACAAAACAACAATAAAACATTCAAAGGGCGATAAAAGGCCGAATCTTCATTTTATTTGATCCAACAGgtatgattttttttttgttttagtgtatgtatatatgtattcaTGTACATTTCTTGGGTAAGATGGGTAGTAAGAGTCTTGTTGCTTGTGTATGTTTGTTGCTTGTATATGCTTGTGTATAGTACAATCTCTCAGCAAGTGGGAAGCATTTTTTAAACACGATATTATTGATTTGCCACAGCCTTCTCAACATGTTTCCCAGCCTCCCGATGTTGGTTTTACTTCCTCCATCAGGCCTTCAAAGATAGCATCACATAAAATGAGGGAGGGCAAGTGGAGCATCAAGAAGAGTTTAGGTATGAATAAGAGGGCTAAAATTAATGAAGACTGGGGATGGGGATCGAAAGAGAAGGTGAATATGCAAAGAGGAATCTCTCCATTAGGGCACTTTTTATCTGAGCGTGCGATGATGAGCCTAGCTCCAGGATCATGGGTTGATGACAGGATTGTCTACATGTATATGGTATTATTTTTAACTTGTTTCACACATTTATCTCATACTTTAGACTATTTGTTTTCATCATGTTTTTTGAcatgtttttatgtttttttgtCAGGCATTGTTACATCAGCGAGAGCAGGATATACAATATGGGAATATATGGGAAAGGAAGTCAATCTACTACTTCATGGATCCGTATTTTATGGTATTGGGAATGAAACATGTTGAATCCATTAAAACAGCGAAGAAGGGCGATAATGAAGAGAAGAAGGCATGGGATAAAGCACAGCATAACTTTAGTGGTTTTGTCACAGCCACCGTTGGTCCCTCGGCTATCGAGGCTGACTACATCTTCATCCCATGTTGTATACGGGAGGCTCATTGGGTGTTATTCATTTTCTCGGTGAAGTCATTTGAAGTTGTTCTTCTTGATTCAATGAACGACAACCCGGATTATCCTCGGGAAAAAGAAGTTGTGGTATGCCCTTGTCCTTCATTTTACACACAGTACCATGTTTGCTACTGAAATCGTCTTTTATCCCTTTCTTGGCATTGTTTTATATTATCCCCCTTATTGTATAGTTACTAATTTGCAGACATGGTTACTACCAAAATTGTTTGGGAAGCTGTATCCTAACCATGGCATTGAATATGAATGCGTACCATGTCATTTTGTACGTGACAGGCCTACGCAGCAAAACAGCGATGACTGTGGTGTTTTTGTGATGAAATACATGGATTTCATGCTTCAAGGTTATGATATAACGACACTAGAACCTTGGTCACAAGATTTGGTGGAAACGTTCCGGTATCGTATAGCAATGGAGCTTCAAAATGGGAAGGCAAGACAAATATCGAATGACCGTATGCGCAAGCGTCTTCAAAATTTTAACAATGGATGATTTGTAATTGACATTTGGTTTCATAATTACAAGTATATTGGTGCAAATCTTGCTGTTCAAAAGGTCATTAAGCCTTTATATTTTACCTTTGGTTTCGTATTTTACACTCCACTCCTACAGTTCTACTTTATGTTAATTTTTGAAATGCCAGCGAGATTTCTCACTTTTATGAAGTAGTCAGTGCGACGTTCTACCATTACTGAATTTGGTTGCTCGTTAGCCACATCATTCGCAACTACAAAATCAAGTGTTTTTATTTATTACACATTACAAATACAATGAGCATCTACAACTATTTCCAACTGTGCTAGTTGCAATCGTGTTGTGTATGTGTTTTTTGCTGGCAATGTGAATGGATTTGCATGGGTTTTGTTGGTGGCGGTAGGGCagtgggagagagagagagagagagagagatttggagagagagagattagAGAGCGAATTTTAATCTGCAGTTAAGGAAATTACGTccagagagagagagatatgATGAGGGAGAGAGACAGGGGACattggtggtggtggtggtggtgcaCCAAGTGCTTGATCAATTGCCTCAAagatttttttgttttttataaataaaattaggTATTGAAATTAATAGGTATGGTTGTGGATATTGTTCAGTCTCCTAATTTCTGGCAGCTATAGTGTAAGTTAgtgtaaattattattttttccGTTCACACGAAAATTTACATAAAAAGTGGTGGTTTATGAAATTTATCAAGGTAAACTGCATTTAAGCGACAGCCTCCTCAGCCCTGTGACCAGAATAGTTATCCTGTTTTTAACCAACTGAACCACCTTAGCGGACAATTTGCGGGTACATTTGACTTCTAAAATTTGTAAACCACTGTACTTTATTAAAGAGTCTGGACGCCATCATTGACTTCTTAGACCATCTCTGACTTTTCTCTCTGCTTGCTGGCCTTGCCCTGTATTTGTAAAATATAAGTGATTAGCAAAAAAAATTGGTTTTTTCTGATAACTATTCATTCCTCTGTTGCTGTTAGTATTGATCTTTGTTGCTGTTAGTATTGGTTCTTTTATTGTGCATAATCAAGATTATACATCCTGTGAACTGTGTTCTAGTCTATCTTAAGTATTAGCAGCTCTAGTAGTTCTTGTTTTCGATTAGTTTCCTTGTTTTAACTTGTGTCCTAATGACAGAGACTTCAAATGGCATTGTGATTCTCATCACTTTATTGAATATCTTGGTTTATAAGCTCCAGAAACTCCAAGAAGCGCAGCAAAAGAAAATCAAGCTCGAAGAAGCAGAGAAAACAGATATCCAAGAAACAGAGGAAACCAATAGCTTATCATTTTCTGTACCAGCATTATGTCGTCGTTTTCCGCTTAAAGTCATCCAGTCTGCAACAAACAACTTTTCGGAGGAACTGGTGATTGGCAAAGGTGGATTTGGGAATGTTTATAAAGGGATCATAGGATTTAGACAGAGAAAAGTTGCTATAAAGCGGAGGAAATTAGATTCCAAGCAAGGAACCAAAGAATTTCACTCAGAGATCGAGTTGCTAACCAAGTTTCAGCACATTCATATAGTCTCTCTTGTTGGTTATTGTGATGAGTATGAGGAAATGATTCTAGTTTATGAATATTTGCCTGGTGAAAGCCTTACAGATCATCTCTATAAAAGGGCCCGAAAAGGTAAACCATCTTTGCCTACGTTATCATGGGTGCAGCGCCTCAAGATTGTGACCGGGGCAGCACGTGGATTGGACTACCTTCACACTGGTACAGGAATTGAGAACAGAGTTATACACAGAGATATAAAGACTTCAAACATTTTGCTCGACGAGAATTTAGCAGCTAAAATTTCAGACTTTGGATTGTCCAAAATAGGCCCTGCAAATCAGACGTGTACTTATGTAAGCACCCGCGTCAAAGGGACAACTGGTTATATTGATCCATACTACTTCACAACTCACAGATTAACCAGGAAAACAGATGTCTATGCCTTTGGTGTAGTGTTATTTGAAGTCTTGAGTGGGAGACCGGTAGTGGATACGAGTCTGAATGAAGAGCAGATAAATTTAGCAGAATGGGCACAACATTGCCATAAAGTAGGACACTTGGATAAGATAACTGATCCCAGTATCAAGGGGGACATTTCCTCTGATTCGTTAAACGCATATGTGGATGTTGCTATCAAGTGTTTGCATTCTCAACCCAAGCACCGGCCTACCATGGCTGAGATTGTGGTTGGTCTTGAGTCTGCATTGACATTGCAAGAAAAGAGTACACATTATTCTTTAGTCGAGATTTTACCTAGTGATTCGACCATAGAAGATGAAGATTGTTCAATACCTGAGGTGAAAAGTACCAAACACAAACTTGAACAAAGTAAAGAGATGATGATAAATTCTTCTAATGAATGGCATCGTAAAAAGCAGTCTTCTGCTAGAATGAAAATCATAAGAAGGGTCAGTGGTCTTCTTTCATTTACAGCTCGGATATTCTCAGGTAAGCCTATACTCTTCCTATATCAATGTATATACATATTTCTACTTGATAAAGCAACATTGGTGCTGTTAATTAGTCTGTGAAACCATCGTCTTTGTGGAATCCTCTCCATCTTGCCATGAGGATTTGGCTATTAACAGGAAAATAGTTTTTGCGACTGTTGGTTTTTACCATAGATATGAAAAAGTAACTTGTTATTGGAGGACAGATGATATAATCATTTACTCCTATATCTTAAAATTTGCAGAATTACAAGCCACTTTCTATCTTATTTGTAAGAGATTTTTCGAATTAAATGTAACATTATCAAATTCAACTCTGTCTCCCCCCTCCCTCTCTCTGACAATGATTTGGTATACCACTGATATTTTTGCTCCTTCTACCTGTAAGTATAAGTAGTATAGCATTTACTACCTGATCATGTCTCAAGAGTTTATTTCCCCGCAGTCAATGGAGATGCAAAGACGTCAGGATACAGGAATCATAACAGCTTCTTATCCTTACATCATTGGGTGAGACGGACACCTTCGAACCAGGAAGAAGTTCTTCAGTCATCAAAGTTAAAGCGATTTTCAATAAATGATCTCAATAAAGCTACCAATAATTTCGACAGTGTGTTGGGGGAAGGAGGTTTTGGTCGTGTTTATAAAGGTTGGGTTAAAGAAAATACATTTGCTGCTGCTAAATGGGGGACTGGACTGGGTATTGCAGTCAAGACATTACATGAAAGTAGTAGACAAGGTTACAAGGAGTGGGTGGTAAGTATTTGTTATTTTCACATCTAAGCTTTTTTTCCTGTTAACTTTTGCTCTCTCTTGTTTAAAGTTTCAAGCTGGCTTAATAACTCTGCGCCACCTCTGACAACAGGCAGAAATCCAATTTCTGGGGTTACTTAGTCATCCCAATTTATTGAAATTATTTGGGTACTGCTTAGAAGGTAGACACAAACTTCTAATTTTCGAGTTCATGCCTCAGGGAAGCTTGGCCAACCTTCTCTTCAGGAGTGAGTTTCTTGATATTCTCATCTCTTATCCAGTCAAATACTCCCTACTAGAGGACTATTATATGATatctaatttaaaattttgaaagtaTACTACGATGTTGCAAAGGAGCTACTCTAACTTTTAGCATTGCAGAAGGTATGCAATTgaaaaaaattaattgattataaaaCCTGTCACTCTGGCATGACACTACTGTTACATTGTAAACAATGTAAAAAATGTGTTACGGTAGTAGTAACATATATGCTTTTGTAGATTTACTGATTTATGATGTGAATACCTGATTCAATTAAAAACAGGAGATTCTCACTTTAAACCACTCTCTTGGAAACACCGTACAAGTATTGCTCTTGGTGCAGCAAAGGGGCTTGCATATCTTCACGGTGCAGAAGCAAATGTGATTTATCGTGATCTCAAAACCTCCAATATATTGATTGATTCTGTATGTGGGACAATTTCATTGTTAAAATTTATCGTCATCTTGTAAATTAGACTTATAATTTGCCTGCCAAATTTTCTTTGACTGATTGACAGGGATACAATGCAAAGCTCTCTGATTTTGGTTTCGCAAAATTTGGGCCTGAAGATGACGAATCCCACGTATCTACAAGAATTGCTGGAACAATTGGTTACTTGGCTCCAGAATATGCAATGAGAGGTTATTTCTTCACATAACCAAATGGTCAAACTGGAAGAtgattatatttatatatacgtTATTATCGTTTTTTAGCAAAAAAATGTTATAATCTTCCTTGAGAAAGTTTGATCACTCCTCTTTAGTTTCTTCCAGACCGTCTCCCTTGAGGACAATGAGTAGTATAATTTGATTCTTCTTTTAAACATCCTAGGCTGAGAAACTATTAACGCGAACACTTGCCAGCAATTTAATTTCACTTTCCAGCAATTTAATTTCATCCGCATTTAATTTCCAGGTCCTGTTATTGCAGAGTCTTTATCTCAACCTTTTGCTGCACTATTTCTAGGACTACTTAGTTTGTCATTTTGCTGAACTTTCTGTTATGTTATTGCCTGTAAAAGGAACCAATCCTTATCATGTTTAATTGTGTGGACTCTCCGCTATGTATGCAAGAGCACAACAACTTTTAGATCTCGAGTAAGGAATTAAATTATCTGTCTTGTGCTCTCCAGTCTCTTTTTTCTCAACATTGCATTTTATAAGCTCAAATACTCAAGCTTATTAGGAACCAGACTAGGGTTTAAGGCTAGCTTCTGTATCTCTGGTCAATCAAGGGTAGTAGTACACAAATCTCCATGTCCTTGTTGCGCATGTTTTCATATCTCTCACTTAACTTAAAACTAATAAAATGTCACAGATTAGGTGTAAGTTGTAACCCTTAGTCTCACGACAAAGTACGTGGGGGCATTGAGTTCAGTTTATAAGCTTAGGTACCACTACCATCAACTACAACAAAATGGAGGTCTGTAGTAGGTCACTCTACCAGGTTAGTGGGTTAGTGTACTTTACACTTATGTTCGATTCGAATTTGGATACTTTACACTTGTGGCTCCATCATATAGTGGGTCATTGTACTTTACACTTATGTTCAATCTGAATTTGGGTACCTTACAGTGAGCATCTCCAATAGAGGCACCCTTTGGGGATGCCAAACATGTCCAACTcatcataaataataatattttatttatttcttcaTTTACATCACATTTAGCACCCTTCAAGTTCAATAGTTGGCACCTCATGTGAGGTGCCTAGATAGTCCCCAAACAAATAATATAAAAAGCTATATGTAATATAATGGATATAGACAATTTATACTTTTAATGCAAGTTTTGAGATTTTTCCATTTAGAGAAGGTGCCAATAGGGTGCCAAAAGTTGGCAACTTTTCTTGGCACCCCTTGGGCACCCTTGTAACTCCAATAGGAAGGCACCCAAGAGTGCCATGCCACGTGGGATTTGGCACCCCTCTTGGCACCCCTATTGGAGTTGCTTATGGCTCTTTCAGGTTAGTGAGTCGGTGTACTTTACACTTATGTTCAATTTGAACTCAGGTCTCATAGTAGTCCACTGAACTACCTAGGTTGATTAGTATAATTTATGCTTATGCCGGATTTGAATTCAGGACAGGACCGATTTTTCAAGCAAGACTTGCTACTTTAAAAGTTGTCGTATAGGTATATTTACGGACTCTAATCTTGAAtatgttaggagttgtcccacatcgtttgtgggaggggcagtttgctagaatataagcagtcagataactccaattagaatgaggccttttgggaggtgcccaaaaacaaatccatgcgggctcggcccaaagcggacaatattatactaatgtggagttaaaGCGAATCCCAGATATACCCAAATCTTTGATTAAGGATCAGGATTCAACCCAGTCTGTCACATTACGGAATACAGATCACACACACTTTTGTATAGTCCACATGCATACCTTTGTTCCTTCTTTATTTTGTAGCTCTCATTAGTGTGAAGCTAATTTAGTTACTATTCTTATGCAGGCTATTTGACAAAGAAAAGCGATATCTATAGCTTTGGAGTTGTTCTCCTAGAAATTTTTACAGGACGAAGTGTAAATGAGAGAAATCTCCTAGAGACAGGACAGGACCTTATTTCTTGGGCAATGCCTTACCTTACCAGCGAGAATGGAATTTTGTATGTTATGGATGCAGACATCAAAGGCCAATATACTCTAAGAGCAGCACTAGCAGCTACTTCCCTTGCAGTCAAATGCATCTCAGCAGATCCTAAATCAAGACCAGAGGCAAACGAGGTGGTGCAAGAATTAGAACAGCTCCAGGATTTGGAAAACTTGGAAAATATCAGAAGTGAAACCCTGCAGAGAGTCTTGTAGCATGGTGGTATAAGAACCTCTCTGGTCCAATATATGCCAGGCGTCTAGATTATTAATGGAAAATTTTGATGTTAATTGAGCTGGAAGTGTGGGATTCACTGATATAAGGATTATGAAGAAATAAGTATTTCATTTTTTTCTGATTTCTATTAGATTTAAATTTGTGTACATTATATAATGTATAATTTGTGGGTACATTTGACTTCTAAAATTTGTAAACCACCACTTTATTAAAGAGTCTGGACGCCATTACTGACTTCTTAGGCCATCTCTGACTTTTCTCTATGCTTGCTGGCCTTGCCCTGTATTTGTAAAATACTCCTTCGGTCCCCGCCGATTGTTATCATTTCTGAGAGAGCGTTTGACatgcattttaagatgaatataaagtatagttttataattttttaaaaaaattttctttttctgaataaaaataaaatgtttaaacttttattcagataaagaaattttttaaaaaaaattatagaactatattttCTATTCATcatcttaaaatgtgtgtcggacactctcttagaaacgataacaattgggagcTACGGAGGGAGTATAAgtaattagcaaaaaaaattgGTTTTTTCTGATAGATATTCATTCCTTTGTTGCTGTTAGTATTGGTCTTTGTTGCTGTTAGTATAGGTTCTTTTATTGTGCTCGATCAAGAAGATACATTCTGTACA is a window from the Apium graveolens cultivar Ventura chromosome 1, ASM990537v1, whole genome shotgun sequence genome containing:
- the LOC141677169 gene encoding uncharacterized protein LOC141677169 is translated as MTETSNGIVILITLLNILVYKLQKLQEAQQKKIKLEEAEKTDIQETEETNSLSFSVPALCRRFPLKVIQSATNNFSEELVIGKGGFGNVYKGIIGFRQRKVAIKRRKLDSKQGTKEFHSEIELLTKFQHIHIVSLVGYCDEYEEMILVYEYLPGESLTDHLYKRARKGKPSLPTLSWVQRLKIVTGAARGLDYLHTGTGIENRVIHRDIKTSNILLDENLAAKISDFGLSKIGPANQTCTYVSTRVKGTTGYIDPYYFTTHRLTRKTDVYAFGVVLFEVLSGRPVVDTSLNEEQINLAEWAQHCHKVGHLDKITDPSIKGDISSDSLNAYVDVAIKCLHSQPKHRPTMAEIVVGLESALTLQEKSTHYSLVEILPSDSTIEDEDCSIPEVKSTKHKLEQSKEMMINSSNEWHRKKQSSARMKIIRRVSGLLSFTARIFSVNGDAKTSGYRNHNSFLSLHHWVRRTPSNQEEVLQSSKLKRFSINDLNKATNNFDSVLGEGGFGRVYKGWVKENTFAAAKWGTGLGIAVKTLHESSRQGYKEWVAEIQFLGLLSHPNLLKLFGYCLEGRHKLLIFEFMPQGSLANLLFRRDSHFKPLSWKHRTSIALGAAKGLAYLHGAEANVIYRDLKTSNILIDSGYNAKLSDFGFAKFGPEDDESHVSTRIAGTIGYLAPEYAMRGYLTKKSDIYSFGVVLLEIFTGRSVNERNLLETGQDLISWAMPYLTSENGILYVMDADIKGQYTLRAALAATSLAVKCISADPKSRPEANEVVQELEQLQDLENLENIRSETLQRVL